A part of Miscanthus floridulus cultivar M001 chromosome 6, ASM1932011v1, whole genome shotgun sequence genomic DNA contains:
- the LOC136459992 gene encoding uncharacterized protein, with product MATSLVKCLVVVVAVALLALSSCGVASAAGRGRPGPIATTRTRLKPGAKPAGKFITLRPGRFGHKRDYQAACSDEGGPACYVGCPKECPNKCLVFCSYCLSFCMCDIFPGTSCGDPRFTGGDGNTFYFHGKKDQDFCIVSDADLHINAHFIGNHNPALNRDFTWVQALGVTFGDDNHRLYVGARRAVEWDEEEDHIQVTFDGEPVDVDAVKNARWASKAVPGLSVTRMDTVNTVMVELDGVFAISANAVPITDRDDRIHKYGKTGGDSLVHLDLGFQFRNLTKDVDGVLGQTYRPGYVSRLDIGAKMPVMGGAPKYLSAGLFSTDCAVSRFHHRSGGGGGGAGAGVVTTFAS from the exons ATGGCTACTAGTCTTGTCAAGtgcctggtggtggtggtggccgtggcGCTCCTGGCGCTGTCGTCGTGCGGCGTGGCGTCGGCGGCGGGGAGGGGCAGACCCGGACCCATAGCCACCACCAGGACGAGGTTGAAGCCCGGTGCCAAGCCTGCGGGCAAGTTCATCACCCTCAGACCCGGACGGTTCGGCCACAAGCGCGACTACCAGGCCGCCTGCTCCGACGAGGGTGGTCCGGCGTGCTACGTCGGATGCCCAAAGGAATGCCCTAACAAGTGCCTCGTCTTCTGCTCCTACTGCCTCAGCTTCTGCA TGTGTGACATCTTCCCGGGCACCTCCTGCGGCGACCCGCGCTTCACCGGCGGCGACGGAAACACCTTCTACTTCCACGGCAAGAAGGACCAGGACTTCTGCATCGTCTCCGACGCCGACCTCCACATCAACGCGCACTTCATCGGCAACCACAACCCGGCCCTCAACCGCGACTTCACCTGGGTGCAGGCGCTGGGCGTCACCTTCGGCGACGATAACCACCGCCTCTACGTCGGCGCCCGCAGGGCCGTGGAgtgggacgaggaggaggaccacATCCAGGTCACCTTCGACGGCGAGCCCGTCGACGTGGACGCCGTCAAGAACGCGCGGTGGGCGTCGAAGGCCGTCCCCGGGCTCTCCGTCACGCGGATGGACACCGTCAACACCGTCATGGTGGAGCTGGACGGCGTCTTCGCCATCTCCGCCAACGCCGTGCCCATCACCGACAGGGACGACCGGATCCACAAGTACGGCAAGACGGGCGGCGACAGCCTGGTGCACCTGGACCTGGGATTCCAGTTCCGTAACCTCACCAAGGACGTCGACGGCGTGCTGGGGCAGACGTACCGCCCGGGCTACGTCAGCAGGCTGGACATCGGCGCCAAGATGCCCGTCATGGGCGGCGCGCCCAAGTACCTGTCCGCCGGTCTCTTCTCCACGGACTGCGCCGTGTCCCGGTTCCACcaccgcagcggcggcggcggcggcggtgctggagCCGGTGTCGTCACCACGTTCGCCTCCTAA